One Granulicella sp. 5B5 DNA window includes the following coding sequences:
- the mqnE gene encoding aminofutalosine synthase MqnE, with product MAAIDAATSPRHSFQTDDPALEPIARKVENGERLTFDDGLALYRSGDILAVGWMANLVRERMHGNLAYFNVNRHINPTNVCVASCRLCAFGRKKGAADTYTMALEEAWETAGKGLTEAVTEFHIVGGLHPDLPFEYFLDLVKGLKERYPQVHIKAFTMVEVSFFAKRAKLSIEETIQKMAAAGVDSCPGGGAEIFADRVRHIICDHKIDGSEWIDTARLVHKAGLKSNATMLYGHIENDEDRVDHLLKLRALQDETGGFQTFIPLSFHPDNTALGHLPKSTGMTDIRQIAVSRLMLDNFPHIKSYWQMVTPKMAQISLRFGADDIDGTVVEEKIYHDAGAKTPQGLRRRDLERLITEAGRVPFERDTLYRAVTRSEDSFTVAV from the coding sequence ATGGCCGCAATCGACGCAGCAACCAGCCCTCGCCACAGTTTTCAGACCGACGATCCAGCGCTAGAGCCGATTGCTCGGAAGGTCGAAAACGGTGAGCGTCTGACGTTCGACGATGGGCTTGCTCTCTATCGCTCGGGTGACATCCTAGCGGTGGGTTGGATGGCCAACCTTGTGCGGGAGCGGATGCACGGAAACCTTGCGTACTTCAACGTCAACCGGCACATCAATCCTACGAACGTGTGTGTTGCCAGCTGCCGCCTGTGTGCCTTCGGGCGGAAGAAGGGTGCGGCCGACACCTACACCATGGCTCTGGAAGAGGCCTGGGAGACTGCGGGCAAGGGCCTGACTGAGGCTGTGACCGAGTTTCACATCGTGGGTGGGCTGCATCCTGATCTGCCGTTTGAGTACTTCCTTGATCTCGTGAAGGGGTTGAAGGAGCGGTATCCGCAGGTTCACATCAAGGCCTTTACGATGGTTGAGGTTTCGTTCTTTGCCAAGCGCGCTAAACTTTCGATTGAAGAGACGATCCAGAAGATGGCGGCGGCGGGGGTGGACTCCTGCCCGGGTGGCGGGGCTGAGATCTTCGCTGACCGTGTGCGGCACATCATCTGCGACCACAAGATCGATGGGTCGGAGTGGATCGATACCGCGCGGCTGGTGCATAAGGCCGGGCTGAAGTCCAATGCCACGATGCTGTACGGGCACATCGAGAACGATGAGGACCGCGTTGACCATCTGCTGAAGCTGCGGGCTTTGCAGGATGAGACCGGCGGGTTCCAGACGTTCATACCGCTGAGCTTCCATCCGGACAACACGGCGCTGGGGCACCTGCCGAAGTCTACCGGGATGACGGACATCCGGCAGATTGCGGTGAGCCGGCTGATGCTGGACAATTTCCCACACATCAAGAGCTATTGGCAGATGGTGACGCCGAAGATGGCGCAGATTTCGCTGCGGTTTGGTGCGGATGACATCGACGGGACCGTGGTGGAGGAGAAGATCTACCACGATGCCGGGGCGAAGACTCCGCAGGGGCTGCGGCGGCGCGACCTGGAGCGGTTGATTACCGAGGCGGGGCGTGTGCCGTTTGAGCGGGATACGCTGTATCGGGCGGTGACGCGCAGCGAGGACAGCTTTACCGTCGCGGTTTAG
- a CDS encoding N-acetyltransferase produces MQLRSYRPSDLDAMVALDDLCFEEAFRFSRAEMRRYAEAKRARVVVAESGAMLAGFCILQVERAAGGPVAYVVTLDVRPELRRQGLASRLMLAAAEQVRRDGCRWMVLHVYTGNAAAIGFYERLGFEVVGTVKGFYGPGRDALAMRAALPLCGDPPPVLGL; encoded by the coding sequence TTGCAACTTCGTTCCTACAGACCGAGTGACCTGGATGCGATGGTCGCGCTGGATGATCTCTGCTTCGAGGAGGCGTTTCGCTTCTCGCGGGCGGAGATGCGGCGCTATGCGGAGGCGAAGCGGGCTCGGGTAGTGGTTGCGGAGTCCGGTGCGATGCTTGCTGGATTCTGCATTTTGCAGGTGGAGCGGGCTGCCGGTGGGCCTGTGGCCTACGTGGTGACCTTGGATGTGCGGCCGGAGTTGCGGCGGCAGGGATTGGCTAGCCGGTTGATGCTGGCGGCGGCAGAGCAGGTTCGGCGGGATGGCTGCCGGTGGATGGTGCTGCATGTTTACACCGGGAACGCGGCGGCGATCGGGTTTTACGAGCGGCTGGGGTTTGAGGTCGTCGGAACGGTGAAGGGCTTTTACGGACCGGGCCGGGACGCTTTGGCGATGCGAGCGGCACTGCCGCTGTGCGGCGACCCTCCCCCGGTTTTGGGGCTATGA
- a CDS encoding DNA methyltransferase: MSDAKNKLYYGDNLQVLRDYIPDASVDLVYLDPPFNSRQDYNVLFAEKDGNRSAAQITAFKDTWEWNLESQDAYEQIVERGGRVADAMRAFKTLLGNTDMMAYLAMMAPRFVELRRVLKETGSIYLHCDTTASHYLKLLMDGVFSPQFFKSEITWKRTFAHGNAGTNFGNVTDSILYYSKSKVPVWNESFVPLGEGYVEKFYRHTDPDGRRWRTVTLRNPAIRPNLQYPYTALNGVTYRPHPNGWSWSAERMRRSDEQGILVYPQKPEGALMMKQYLDVSKGQRLSNLWEDIPPIGAQAQERLGYPTQKPEALLERILKASSNEGDVVLDPFCGCGTTVQVAQRLNRRWIGIDITHLAIGLIKTRLDDAYGLDIRKTYEVIGEPTDVEGARQLAEENKYQFQYWALGLCGARPTEGIKKGADRGIDGRLYFHEAHSPDSKQIIFSVKGGHNIGVAEVRDLIGVLQREKAEIGVYISFEEPTRPMQKEAAEAGFYTSVDGTKYPRLQLLTIKELLEGTKRVERPLHVRETTFKKAPAAAPNQPPSSLSTSAPTTKHRVPHLRDGFIVAKVGCTSSTPTMDPAQSGTPRLQPRVS, from the coding sequence ATGTCCGACGCGAAGAACAAGCTCTACTACGGCGACAACCTCCAGGTCCTCCGCGACTACATCCCCGACGCATCTGTCGACCTCGTCTACCTCGACCCGCCCTTCAACTCCCGCCAGGACTACAACGTCCTCTTCGCCGAAAAAGACGGCAACCGCTCCGCCGCCCAGATCACCGCTTTCAAGGACACCTGGGAGTGGAACCTCGAATCCCAGGACGCCTACGAGCAGATCGTCGAACGCGGCGGCCGCGTCGCCGACGCCATGCGCGCCTTCAAAACTCTCCTCGGCAACACCGACATGATGGCCTACCTCGCCATGATGGCCCCACGCTTCGTCGAGCTACGCCGCGTCCTCAAAGAGACCGGCTCCATCTACCTCCACTGCGACACAACTGCCAGCCACTATCTGAAGCTGCTCATGGATGGCGTGTTCAGTCCTCAATTTTTCAAAAGCGAAATCACTTGGAAGAGAACCTTTGCTCACGGCAACGCCGGTACTAACTTCGGCAATGTGACCGACAGTATTCTTTACTACTCGAAATCGAAGGTGCCTGTTTGGAATGAGTCATTCGTGCCGCTCGGCGAAGGTTATGTCGAGAAGTTTTACCGACATACAGACCCTGACGGTCGTCGCTGGCGAACAGTAACCTTGAGAAACCCCGCGATTCGTCCCAACCTTCAGTACCCGTATACAGCTTTGAATGGTGTCACTTATCGGCCTCATCCAAACGGATGGTCATGGTCTGCCGAGAGAATGCGCCGATCTGATGAGCAAGGGATATTGGTATACCCCCAAAAACCTGAAGGCGCATTGATGATGAAACAGTATCTTGATGTGTCAAAGGGGCAACGGCTCTCAAACCTATGGGAGGACATTCCTCCGATCGGCGCTCAAGCCCAGGAGCGCCTCGGCTACCCCACCCAAAAACCCGAAGCCCTCCTCGAACGCATCCTCAAAGCCAGCTCCAACGAAGGCGATGTGGTCCTCGACCCCTTCTGTGGCTGCGGCACCACCGTGCAGGTCGCCCAGCGCCTCAACCGCCGCTGGATCGGCATCGACATTACCCATCTCGCCATAGGCCTCATCAAAACCCGCCTCGACGACGCCTATGGTCTCGACATCCGCAAAACCTATGAGGTCATCGGCGAACCCACCGACGTCGAAGGCGCGCGCCAGCTCGCCGAAGAGAACAAGTACCAGTTCCAATACTGGGCGCTCGGCCTCTGCGGAGCCCGCCCCACCGAAGGCATCAAGAAGGGAGCAGACCGTGGCATCGACGGTCGCCTCTACTTCCACGAGGCCCACTCCCCCGACTCCAAACAGATCATCTTCTCGGTCAAAGGCGGCCACAACATCGGCGTCGCCGAAGTCCGCGACCTCATCGGCGTCCTCCAGCGCGAAAAAGCCGAGATCGGCGTCTACATCAGCTTCGAAGAACCCACCAGACCCATGCAGAAAGAAGCCGCCGAAGCCGGCTTCTACACCTCCGTCGACGGCACCAAATATCCACGCCTCCAACTCCTCACCATCAAGGAACTCCTCGAAGGCACCAAACGCGTCGAACGCCCCCTCCACGTCCGCGAAACCACCTTCAAAAAAGCCCCCGCAGCCGCCCCGAACCAGCCACCAAGCTCTCTCTCAACTTCGGCCCCGACGACTAAACACCGGGTGCCCCATCTTCGCGACGGCTTTATCGTCGCTAAGGTGGGATGCACGTCGTCCACCCCCACAATGGACCCGGCACAATCAGGTACCCCGAGGCTTCAGCCTCGGGTCTCATAA
- a CDS encoding DUF5009 domain-containing protein, with the protein MPDTTLSPAKPPRILSLDIFRGLNIALMIFVNDLSSVHGLPWWTYHAPAQVNVMTYVDMVYPAFLLIVGMSLPLSINARIKRGDGTWKLVWHIVLRSAALIVLGLILANGPEGSPALMHGLNTFIGTILALLAAFLVWLDYPKTENQHRQRLYILLRGLGLLLLLILAALFRQKDPGTGTVHWLSFVYPEILGLIGYTYLLCGLCYLATRRWLWAPLGWFLAFLALNILSAAHIVKTTAPWWIWPPQNGSQPALVFAGVLLTTVFFLEPRCNTFLRKASPTLAFGVATAIAAWFLSPLGISKIRATPTWVLYTVAACCVIYTTLYFICDVKRRTSWTIPFRAAGANTLLTYLLPDFWYFIVAGYSLDWFSTHINSGLSGVGRSVVFTALMLALTSLLTRLRIRLQL; encoded by the coding sequence TTGCCGGACACGACACTGTCGCCCGCAAAACCCCCGCGCATCCTGTCGCTCGATATCTTCCGTGGGCTCAACATCGCATTGATGATCTTCGTCAACGATCTCTCCAGCGTCCACGGCCTTCCCTGGTGGACCTATCACGCCCCCGCGCAGGTCAACGTCATGACCTACGTCGACATGGTCTACCCCGCCTTCCTCCTCATCGTCGGCATGTCGCTGCCTCTCTCCATCAACGCTCGTATCAAGCGCGGCGACGGCACATGGAAGCTCGTCTGGCATATCGTCCTGCGCTCGGCCGCTCTCATCGTCCTGGGCCTCATCCTTGCCAACGGCCCCGAGGGCTCTCCTGCCCTGATGCACGGGCTCAACACCTTCATAGGCACCATCCTGGCTCTGCTCGCAGCCTTTCTCGTCTGGCTCGACTATCCAAAAACCGAAAACCAGCACCGGCAGCGGCTTTATATCCTTCTGCGTGGCCTGGGGCTCCTTCTGCTCCTCATCCTCGCGGCGCTGTTTCGCCAAAAAGATCCCGGCACCGGCACGGTCCACTGGCTCAGCTTCGTCTATCCAGAGATCCTCGGGCTCATCGGCTACACCTATCTGCTCTGCGGCCTCTGCTACCTCGCCACCCGCAGGTGGCTCTGGGCGCCTCTGGGCTGGTTTCTGGCCTTCCTTGCCTTGAACATTCTCTCCGCCGCCCACATCGTCAAAACGACCGCCCCCTGGTGGATATGGCCGCCGCAGAACGGCTCTCAGCCGGCGCTCGTATTCGCTGGCGTCCTCCTCACCACCGTCTTCTTTCTGGAGCCACGCTGCAACACATTCCTGCGCAAGGCCTCGCCCACCCTGGCCTTCGGAGTTGCGACGGCCATCGCGGCATGGTTCCTGTCCCCGCTCGGCATCTCCAAGATCCGCGCCACGCCAACATGGGTTCTGTACACCGTGGCGGCCTGCTGTGTGATCTACACCACGCTCTACTTCATCTGCGACGTCAAAAGACGCACATCATGGACGATCCCCTTCCGAGCCGCCGGCGCCAACACGCTGCTCACCTATCTCCTCCCCGACTTCTGGTACTTCATCGTCGCCGGCTACTCTCTTGACTGGTTCTCCACTCACATCAACTCCGGGCTCTCAGGCGTAGGCAGGTCTGTCGTCTTTACGGCGCTCATGCTGGCCCTCACCTCCCTGCTCACCCGCCTCCGAATCCGCCTGCAACTCTAG
- a CDS encoding glycosyltransferase family 39 protein gives MLSRIATRLVALPSLLLYLLLYAAVVLSHLTLLRLPYFWDEGGYYIPAALDFYRHGWLVPHFTNAHPPLPNIVLGTLWHLTGFHILATRLIVCAFAAAALLAVLRLTQKLLSPTTALAVTLLTGVYAIWFAQSTLAHADIFAAAFTLWAFALYLPCRVCHLDRSMTASSPCAAERSASPAHPYLLTSLLFTLATLSKETSILQPATLAAFELYLLIREPQNRRDHLRWLTALSFPLLPLIAWYAYHHHVTGFTFGNPEFLRYNATANLTPGHIFTALRYRFLHLFWQRQIWLPILLAIACLFLPPRNTAPNKKRSSSRPKAAGRSGETPVFAAASAKGASIPATPYSLLPTPFLLLILANWIAFSVLGGALLTRYLLPIYPLILLLCVAIWRDRTKLWPLFTGATAAVFISAWWLNPPTSFAPEDNLAYRDMVVAHQQAIDYVAQHYPHATVLSAWPVTADLFNPDLGYVTTPIKAVSIEDFTRPSFQPILDDTARTGTATYDTAIVFTTHFLEPHFRHYLETHPNTRRGREFAATHDLSPQEIAQLLHGQVVFQTNQHGEWAAVLRFNRSYEASISSEVGISR, from the coding sequence TTGCTGTCACGCATTGCAACTCGACTCGTCGCGCTCCCTTCACTCCTGCTCTATCTGCTCCTCTACGCCGCCGTCGTTCTCAGCCATCTCACGCTCCTCCGCCTTCCCTACTTTTGGGACGAGGGCGGCTACTACATCCCCGCCGCACTCGACTTCTACCGCCACGGCTGGCTCGTCCCGCACTTCACCAACGCGCATCCACCGTTGCCGAACATCGTCCTCGGTACGCTCTGGCACCTCACCGGGTTCCACATCCTCGCGACGCGCCTCATCGTCTGCGCCTTCGCTGCCGCCGCTCTGCTCGCCGTCCTCCGCCTCACCCAGAAGCTCCTCAGCCCCACCACAGCCCTCGCCGTCACATTGCTCACCGGCGTCTACGCCATCTGGTTCGCGCAATCCACCCTCGCCCACGCCGACATCTTCGCCGCCGCCTTCACCCTCTGGGCCTTCGCCCTCTATCTCCCTTGTAGGGTGTGTCATCTCGACCGAAGCATGACGGCTTCATCGCCATGCGCAGCGGAGAGATCTGCTTCACCGGCTCACCCATACCTCCTCACCTCCCTCCTCTTCACCCTGGCCACACTCTCCAAAGAAACCTCGATCCTCCAGCCCGCAACCCTCGCCGCCTTCGAGCTCTACCTCCTCATCCGCGAGCCACAAAACCGCCGCGACCACCTCCGCTGGCTCACCGCCCTCAGCTTCCCGCTGCTGCCGCTCATCGCCTGGTACGCCTACCACCACCACGTCACCGGCTTCACCTTCGGCAACCCCGAGTTCCTCCGCTACAACGCTACCGCCAACTTAACCCCGGGCCACATCTTCACGGCATTGCGATACCGCTTCCTGCACCTCTTCTGGCAGCGGCAAATCTGGCTCCCGATCCTCCTCGCCATCGCCTGCCTCTTCCTCCCCCCCCGCAACACCGCACCCAACAAAAAACGCTCGTCATCTCGACCGAAGGCCGCAGGCCGTAGCGGAGAGACCCCTGTATTTGCCGCAGCGAGCGCCAAAGGCGCAAGCATACCCGCTACTCCCTACTCCCTACTCCCTACTCCCTTTCTCCTCCTCATCCTCGCCAACTGGATCGCCTTCTCCGTCCTCGGCGGAGCCCTCCTCACGCGCTATCTCCTCCCCATCTACCCCCTCATCCTCCTCCTCTGCGTAGCCATCTGGCGAGACCGCACTAAACTCTGGCCTCTCTTCACCGGCGCCACGGCGGCTGTCTTCATCAGCGCCTGGTGGCTCAACCCGCCCACCTCCTTCGCGCCCGAGGACAACCTCGCCTACCGCGACATGGTCGTCGCCCACCAGCAGGCCATCGACTACGTCGCCCAGCACTACCCGCACGCCACCGTCCTCAGCGCCTGGCCCGTCACCGCCGACCTCTTCAACCCCGACCTCGGCTACGTCACCACGCCCATCAAAGCCGTCTCCATCGAGGACTTCACCCGCCCCAGCTTCCAGCCCATCCTCGACGACACCGCCCGCACCGGCACCGCCACCTACGACACCGCCATCGTCTTCACCACCCACTTCCTCGAACCCCACTTCCGCCACTACCTCGAAACCCACCCCAACACCCGCCGCGGCCGCGAGTTCGCCGCCACCCACGACCTCTCCCCCCAGGAGATCGCCCAGCTTCTCCACGGCCAGGTCGTCTTCCAGACCAACCAGCATGGCGAGTGGGCCGCGGTCCTCCGCTTCAACCGAAGCTACGAAGCCAGCATCTCAAGCGAAGTCGGCATCTCAAGGTAG
- a CDS encoding DUF3467 domain-containing protein translates to MSQQQPRPDQQPRITLTKTADYRDSYANSVQVRLSVWDFMLVFGTLGNPAPDEVHVENFQGIYLSPQQAKALLNVLAHNVAQYEQTFGPISLDGSHAEVQRYTVPPNGPIH, encoded by the coding sequence ATGAGTCAGCAGCAACCGCGTCCCGACCAGCAGCCCCGCATCACCCTGACCAAAACCGCCGACTACCGCGACTCTTACGCCAACAGCGTTCAAGTCCGTCTCTCCGTCTGGGACTTCATGCTCGTCTTCGGAACCCTCGGCAACCCTGCTCCCGACGAGGTCCACGTCGAAAACTTCCAGGGCATCTACCTCAGCCCACAACAGGCCAAGGCCCTGCTCAACGTCCTCGCACACAACGTCGCCCAGTACGAGCAGACCTTCGGCCCTATCTCATTAGACGGCTCCCACGCCGAAGTGCAGCGCTACACCGTTCCACCCAACGGCCCCATCCACTAG
- the lon gene encoding endopeptidase La, producing the protein MANEFVSVIKPNGDKPGESEGRERAYPVLPVRDTVLFPHAVLPLTVGRESSIQLIQSLGEEKTILVVAQRDAHQDVPDGGDLYEVGTRATVHKVVKMPNASLFVFTEGTERVKVKRFTQTQPFLMAEYEPLGDLLPAESPELEALQRSVLGQFQEIVSSSSTLSDDLQTIALNIDEPSRLVDFIAASLPFLTTVEKQELLENGDVRKRLETINGLLAKELEVQQLRNKIQSEVQDSVQQSQRDFYLREQMKAIQKELGDLDDTQEDVADLKEKIEAAGMPEDVKKDALKELARLGRMNPAAADYSLTRNYVEWLAVLPWSKGSAGEVDIKKAATFLDEDHYGLKKVKDRILDYLSVRRLKPDMKGPILCFVGPPGVGKTSLGRSIARALDRKFSRISLGGMHDEAEIRGHRRTYIGALPGQIIQHLKRVGVNDPVFMLDEIDKLGRDFRGDPASALLETLDPEQNNTFRDNYLDQPFDLSKVLFICTANQLDTIPAPLLDRMEIIELTGYTEEEKVNIAERYLIPRQIKENGIQPKEGEAAVIEFPTESVALIARHYTREAGVRKLEQQIGTICRKAARKVAEGMTEKLVVTPAVVHEFLGGIKVRVDTEIAERTKRAGVAVGLAWTPAGGDVLFIEANRMKGKGGFTMTGQIGDVMKESMQAALTWVRSNAASLGLDEDVLKDIDLHIHVPAGAIPKDGPSAGVTMATALVSLLTNTPVRPLLAMTGEITLSGNVLPVGGIKEKFLAAKRAGVQDVILPIDVKTNVEEDLTADQVAGVNIHYATRIEDVLAVALPKSATEAHQDEIVRDELLVAVQ; encoded by the coding sequence ATGGCAAATGAATTTGTAAGTGTGATCAAGCCGAACGGAGACAAGCCGGGCGAGAGTGAAGGGCGTGAGCGGGCGTATCCTGTTCTTCCAGTTCGAGATACGGTTCTGTTTCCTCATGCTGTGCTGCCTCTGACGGTGGGGCGTGAGAGCTCGATCCAGCTGATTCAGTCGCTGGGCGAGGAAAAGACGATCCTGGTGGTAGCGCAGCGGGATGCGCATCAGGATGTTCCCGATGGTGGGGATTTGTATGAGGTGGGGACGCGGGCGACGGTGCACAAGGTTGTGAAGATGCCGAATGCCAGCCTGTTTGTGTTCACCGAGGGTACGGAGCGGGTGAAGGTGAAGCGGTTTACGCAGACGCAGCCGTTCCTGATGGCGGAGTATGAGCCGCTGGGTGATCTGTTGCCGGCGGAGTCGCCGGAGCTGGAGGCGCTGCAGCGGAGTGTGCTGGGGCAGTTTCAGGAGATTGTGAGCTCGTCTTCGACGTTGTCGGATGATTTGCAGACGATTGCGCTGAATATCGATGAGCCTTCGCGGCTGGTGGACTTTATTGCGGCGAGCCTGCCGTTTTTGACGACGGTGGAGAAGCAGGAGCTGCTGGAGAATGGCGACGTTCGCAAGCGGCTGGAAACGATCAACGGGCTGCTGGCGAAGGAGCTCGAGGTTCAGCAGCTGCGGAACAAGATCCAGAGCGAGGTGCAGGATTCTGTACAGCAGAGCCAGCGGGACTTTTATCTGCGCGAGCAGATGAAGGCGATCCAGAAGGAGCTGGGCGACTTGGACGACACGCAGGAGGATGTCGCGGACCTGAAGGAGAAGATTGAGGCGGCGGGCATGCCGGAGGATGTGAAGAAGGACGCGCTGAAGGAGCTGGCCCGGTTGGGACGGATGAACCCGGCAGCGGCGGACTATTCGCTGACACGGAACTATGTGGAGTGGCTGGCGGTGCTGCCGTGGTCGAAGGGGTCTGCCGGTGAGGTGGACATCAAGAAGGCTGCGACGTTCCTGGATGAAGACCACTACGGTCTGAAGAAGGTGAAGGACCGCATTCTGGATTACCTGAGTGTGCGGCGGTTGAAGCCGGATATGAAGGGGCCGATTCTCTGCTTTGTCGGGCCTCCGGGTGTGGGTAAGACTTCGCTGGGACGCAGCATTGCACGGGCGCTGGATCGCAAGTTCAGCAGGATCTCGCTCGGCGGCATGCATGATGAGGCGGAGATCCGCGGGCATCGGCGGACTTATATTGGCGCGCTGCCAGGGCAGATCATCCAGCACCTGAAGAGGGTCGGTGTGAACGACCCGGTGTTCATGCTGGATGAGATCGACAAGCTGGGACGCGACTTCCGTGGCGACCCTGCGAGTGCTCTGCTGGAGACGCTGGACCCGGAGCAGAACAATACGTTCCGCGATAACTATCTGGACCAGCCGTTCGATTTGAGCAAGGTGCTGTTTATCTGCACAGCAAACCAGCTGGATACGATTCCGGCGCCGCTGCTGGATCGTATGGAGATCATCGAGCTGACGGGTTATACCGAAGAGGAGAAGGTCAACATTGCGGAGCGGTACCTGATTCCTCGGCAGATCAAGGAGAACGGGATTCAGCCGAAGGAGGGCGAGGCAGCGGTGATTGAGTTCCCGACCGAGAGCGTGGCGCTGATCGCTCGGCACTATACCCGGGAAGCGGGCGTAAGAAAGCTGGAGCAGCAGATCGGGACGATCTGCCGGAAGGCTGCACGTAAGGTTGCCGAAGGGATGACGGAGAAGCTGGTCGTTACTCCTGCGGTGGTGCATGAGTTCCTTGGCGGTATCAAGGTACGCGTGGATACGGAGATTGCAGAGCGGACGAAGCGGGCTGGTGTTGCTGTCGGCCTTGCGTGGACTCCGGCGGGCGGCGATGTGCTGTTCATCGAAGCCAACCGGATGAAGGGCAAGGGCGGCTTCACGATGACCGGACAGATCGGCGACGTGATGAAGGAGAGCATGCAGGCGGCGCTGACCTGGGTGCGTTCGAATGCGGCCTCGCTGGGGCTGGATGAGGACGTGTTGAAGGACATCGATCTGCACATCCATGTGCCGGCGGGAGCTATCCCGAAGGACGGGCCTAGTGCGGGCGTGACGATGGCGACCGCGCTGGTGAGCCTGCTGACGAACACTCCGGTGCGTCCGCTGCTGGCGATGACGGGCGAGATCACGCTGAGCGGCAATGTGCTGCCGGTGGGAGGCATCAAGGAGAAGTTCCTTGCGGCCAAGCGCGCGGGGGTGCAGGACGTGATTCTGCCAATCGATGTGAAGACGAACGTGGAAGAAGACCTGACCGCCGATCAAGTGGCTGGAGTCAACATCCACTATGCGACGCGCATTGAGGATGTACTGGCGGTGGCTCTGCCGAAGAGCGCGACCGAGGCGCACCAGGATGAGATCGTCCGGGATGAGCTGCTGGTTGCGGTGCAGTAA
- the tsaB gene encoding tRNA (adenosine(37)-N6)-threonylcarbamoyltransferase complex dimerization subunit type 1 TsaB has product MERLLLIDTCGEGSGVAVSVGEQVVASETLPRNGGSAEIVGAVGRVLASVGCGLAELDAIGVVSGPGSFTGVRVGMAAAKGLAEAAEVRMIAVSRLEVLAEAARLSDGWVALDAGRGEFYAMDVRDGVVGRERLVGLDALRAEAGALEIAAAEERVVVGLREAAMKVRLHPLCVEDALRPLLKVLRSGAAEMSLGDANYVRRESDIYAAKSNGNVKTGD; this is encoded by the coding sequence ATGGAACGGCTGTTGTTAATCGATACCTGTGGCGAAGGCTCAGGTGTGGCTGTGAGCGTGGGTGAGCAGGTGGTGGCGAGTGAGACGCTGCCGCGCAATGGTGGGTCTGCGGAGATTGTGGGAGCGGTGGGGCGTGTACTGGCGTCGGTGGGGTGCGGGCTTGCGGAACTGGATGCGATTGGAGTTGTGAGTGGGCCGGGATCGTTTACAGGAGTGCGCGTGGGCATGGCCGCGGCGAAGGGGCTTGCGGAGGCGGCGGAGGTGCGGATGATTGCTGTGTCGCGGCTGGAGGTGCTTGCAGAAGCGGCGAGGTTGAGCGATGGTTGGGTTGCGCTGGATGCAGGTCGCGGGGAGTTTTATGCGATGGATGTGAGGGATGGCGTCGTCGGTCGCGAACGGCTGGTGGGATTGGACGCGTTGCGCGCGGAGGCTGGAGCGCTGGAGATTGCGGCTGCGGAGGAGCGTGTCGTGGTGGGGTTGCGTGAGGCGGCGATGAAAGTGCGGTTGCATCCGCTGTGTGTGGAGGATGCGTTGCGACCATTGTTGAAGGTGCTTCGGAGTGGAGCTGCGGAGATGTCGTTGGGGGATGCGAATTATGTGCGGCGCGAGAGTGATATCTATGCCGCGAAGAGCAACGGCAACGTAAAGACGGGCGACTGA
- the rimI gene encoding ribosomal protein S18-alanine N-acetyltransferase yields MVVFTIRAAGVDDLAGIMLLQSTCLQVVDWSEGLWTHLLKESVNGGSLRRVWVAEADGTVVGFLAQAGVAGIADLEMVVVSGAVRGEGIGRALCVQAMLWAQERGATSMELEVRASNEVALRLYESLGFERQGVRREYYRDPVEDAVLMSAML; encoded by the coding sequence ATGGTAGTGTTTACGATTCGTGCGGCGGGTGTTGATGATCTTGCGGGGATCATGCTGCTGCAGAGCACTTGCCTGCAGGTGGTGGATTGGAGCGAGGGGTTGTGGACGCATCTGCTGAAGGAGAGTGTCAACGGCGGATCGTTGCGGCGGGTGTGGGTCGCGGAGGCAGATGGAACCGTGGTGGGGTTTCTGGCGCAGGCTGGGGTGGCAGGGATTGCGGACCTGGAGATGGTGGTGGTTTCGGGTGCAGTGCGCGGAGAGGGGATCGGCAGAGCGCTGTGTGTGCAGGCGATGCTGTGGGCGCAGGAGCGCGGCGCGACGAGTATGGAGCTTGAGGTGCGCGCTTCGAATGAGGTTGCGCTCAGGCTATATGAGTCGCTGGGATTTGAACGGCAGGGTGTGCGCAGGGAATACTATCGCGATCCGGTGGAAGATGCAGTGTTGATGTCGGCAATGTTGTAG